The sequence TGAAGATAAATCTTTACCCCCAGTACCCGTACTAACAACAGATTTGTCTTCTGCTGAGATGGTCAAATATGCTGCAAACGCTTTCCTAGCAACCAAAATTAGCTTTATTAACGAAGTTGCTAACATTTGCGATCGCGTTGGTGCTGATGTGACTCAAGTTGCTAAGGGTATCGGTTTGGATTCCCGTATCGGTAACAAGTTCCTCAATGCTGGAATTGGTTGGGGTGGTTCTTGTTTCCCCAAAGATGTATCCGCATTGGTTCACACTGCTGATGACTACGGTTACGAAGCACAATTACTCAAAGCAACAATTAGCGTTAACGAACGTCAGCGCTTGATTGCAATGGAAAAACTCCAGCAAGCTTTGAAGATTCTCAAAGGTAAGACTGTAGGTTTACTCGGTTTAACCTTTAAGCCAGATACCGATGATATGCGCGATGCTCCAGCGTTGAATTTAATCGAGCAATTGAATCGATTGGGAGCAAAAGTAAAAGCATACGACCCAATTATTTCACAATCTGGTATGCGTCATGGTCTTTCTGGAGTACAGGTAGAAACCGATGCAGAAAGATTAGCTGACGGTTGTGATGCTTTGGTAGTTGTTACTGAATGGGAACAGTTCAACAGCCTAGATTTTGCAAAAATGGCTAAATTAATGAACCACCCCGTTATTATCGACGGTCGTAACTTCCTCGATCCTGAAGCAACTATTAGAGCGGGATTCCAATATATTGGTGTTGGTCGCTAAAATCTTGCTAAGTTAATCTACAGATTTTAGATTTTAGCTAAAACTCTTTTTTGATTAATTCTAAAATCTAGTTTATTTACAGCATTATAGAGACGTAGCATTGCTACGTCTCTACATTTTTTTATTTATTAGGAATGGCCGCATCTGGCACATTTTTCTGTAGGGTGCTGTGACATTTAGATTAATTTTCAACGTAGTATAAGACTTGTAATGTCACGCACCATCCGAGTCTTGTGACAATTGCGGCCATTCCTGTTTATTTTTCCTAACTTTTTAACTTTGCGACTGCGTGCCAAATTAATCCTGCAACAATTAGTGCTAAACCAACTTGCCAAATAAAGGGTTCAACCCAAAAAGCTAAAAACATACAGGCTGATAAACCAAGCAGCGAAAGCCATTTAGGATAGAGTCTGTCTTCTGTAGGTAAAGAGAACGCGGCTAAATTAGTCACAGAATAATAAATTAAGACTGTAAAAGCACTGAAAGACCAAGTAGTCTTAACATTGCCAATTAAAACTAAAACAGAAATTATCGCGCTGACTGCAATTACAGCAGGTGTTGGAGTTGTACCCGATTGATTCAATCTTGCAAAAAGACTTGGCATATCTCGTCTCCTTCCCATCGCTAACAATACGCGAGATAAACCCAAAATCAAATTCAGCAATACTCCCAACATCGCAAAAATTGCACCAATTGCTAAAATTTGCGCTCCTCCCGGAATACCAAAGCTACGTACTGCGACTTCTAAAGGTGCAGCTTGTCCTCTCAAAGCCGATTCACCAAGATTTTCTGCTCCTATCCCGGCTACAGCAATCGTGGCTACTCCCACGTAAATAAGCATCGTAACTATCATCGTGACGATAATAGCTTTAGGAATAGTTTTACGTGGTTCCTTTGCTTCCTCTCCTAGAGTCGCAATTCTCCCGTAACCCGTATAAGCAACGAACATTAAAGCACTGGCTTGAAGTACATCAGCGAAAGAATCCTGAAAAAAAGGTGTTAGATTTTCATTGCCTGCCGCGATCGCTGTAGGAATTCCGCCCAGGATAAAGAAAAGTAGACTAAAAATAGAAACAGATACAATTACAATGTTTACGCGATTAGAACGGCGAATACCATTTAAAACAACAGCCGTAATGACAAATACCGCAGCCAAAGCCAAAGGTATAAGTAAACCGCGTCCTGTCAAACCCATTGCATTCAAAAAGTAGCCAGCAAAACCCAAAGCAGCAGTAGCAGCAGAAGCAGATTTAGCCAGCAAAAACATCCATCCAGCGGTAAATCCTAGCCAAGAATTTAGATATTTATAGCCATATTCATAAGAACCACCACTCACGGGATGATTTGCAGCAAGCTGAGCGCTATTGAGTCCATTGCAAGTAGCAACCAATGCACCAATAATTACAGCTAAAATCACCGCATTCCCAGCAATCCCAGCAGCAATACCAATACTGACAAAAACCCCAGTACCGATAATCGAACCAAGCCCCATCACAGTTGCACCTACAACCCCCAATTCTCGTCGCAATTGCGGCGATGATGTTTTGAGCGACACAACACCTCTCCCTAACAACACTCTTGGACTTGATTGTACAGTTCAAGGCTTGCTTTACATAGGCTTTTGATTACTTAATTGGTAATTGGGGATTGGTAATTGGCAATTGGGAATAGTAAGGAGTTAGGAGTTAAAAATAATTGTTTCTACCCCATCTTCCCCACGCCATTTGCTCCACTTCCCCCTCTCTCCTTGTCTCCCTATCTCCCAAACATAATTACCCCCCTGCAATCTACCAGAAGACTGGTTGACGACAGAGGGGTATTAACTCTGGTGACATTTATCTAAATTTCCTATAGTTACTCAGGTGATGAACAATTATCAAATTTGGGTTGATAACTGTTCGTTGCTCATTGACTAAGTACGTGGTATGCGCTCAATTTCAGCATATCCGCTAAAAATTAACTTTTGACCTTCTGTCTCTAAACGGTTTAACCGCAGTTTTACTCCATCAAGGTCAAAACGGTCTAAATCGACCATATTATCTAAAATTTCTGCTAATGCAGTACATAAAGTTTCTGAAGTTTCTCTTTGCTCTTCTGGTACCGACTCCAAGTCAATTTCAGGATCTCTGAAGGAAACTTTGCGTCTTCTTTCAATTCCTACTTTTACAGTCATATATAACGGCACCAATTCGCCATTATTTAAGTCAGCTTTAGCGAAAATCTTTAACCGATTATCTGGCAGTAATTCTACCTCAACATCAGTAAAAGAAACGGGTTCGCCGTCAGACAACGCTGTCAATGTTGGTTCGGTAAGGTTTATCAAACGCTTTTTCACTAATTCAGCACTAAAAGCTTGATTAATACCAACTTGAGTCAACACAACTTGAGCAATCGCTTGAGTGGGTTGTTTTAAACGCAATTTACCGCTTAGTACCGAACTGAAGTCAATAGACACCGCATCGGTTTCAAAGGACATTTCTTCAACGAAGAAATCTTTGCGAATTACTAAACTACGACCACTCATTTTGAAGCTGTCAATACTGCCCTGTAAAAGCTTACTGGAGGGATAGCAGCGGACAAAGACTTCTACCGACTCGCTTTTAGTAAACAAGTGGCGAATCGTTTGGCTCGCAACAGTATTGAGCATCTGCTCGCCCCAGTCGCTGCCTTTGGAATCTTTAAAACCAGTAAGTCCGCCAAACATTTTGAGTACAGGTTACTAGAAGTTCTTTGTCTTTTTGTAACAAATTGTGAACTTCTCAGCAACCTCCTGGAGATTAAATATGCTGATGATGAAACACAAAATGATTAATAACACTAAGTTGATAATTAGCTCAAAAGCTTGATATCACTGGATTTGAAGTTATTTTTCCTATAAGAAAAAATAATTATATAAATAACAAATGTTATTACCAGCTTACAAATCCACATTAAGCAAAAATTGAAGTAAACTTCAGCCTTTCTAAATTTTTGGTTCGCGAGAAAGGGCTTGAAGGTAAAGTCGCTACAAATGTTTTCTCTTAATTACACAATTTAGTACACAGAATAACGATTTCAAAATGATTTTGGTTATTTGTTTAAATAGATAGGGTAGAAAAAAATGATGATTTATGCATTCACATTTATCTATTTAGACAGTTAATTATGTATAAAAAAATCAAGTTACTCATTCTCATCACTTTAGATTTTTAATCAAAGTGTTGAATTTTTAACATCCTAATCAGTATTCTAGATTACTCATTTTGTATAATTTGACTTACATATTTCCTCTTACTCCGGTGATTGAAGTCAGTTTTGGATATCAACAGACTTACTGAGTATAGCTCTCATATGCAACTATTTTTAATCTATTTTTTGACTTAAACTTATTTAAAATTTCTGGATTCATTGAGATTTATTCGATAATTTTCTAAAAAAAATAAATTAATTTACTTTAAGTTTAGCAAAAATATTTTTCATTCACTTTATGCTTATGTTCCTAAAAAGAGTTTTTATCTGATTCCTAATTGGTATGGGTAGGATTACTCGCAATGTTGGGTTACGACACGATTATTTTAGTTACTGGTTACAAATCAAATTCCTTAATCGTGTCTAACCCAACCTACCAATTACCAATTACCAATTACCAATCACCAATTACCCATTACCAATTACCCATTACCAACTATTAACTTCCTCCGCAAACTGTCCAAAGCATTACAAGCGCTGAAATGACGAATCAAACTTCTACCACGAACGGGATTAAATCGAAATTCAAAACTTTCAACTTCATTTTCTCCTGCTAAACCCACGTAAACCAAACCCACTGGCTTAGTTTCCGAACCTCCACCAGGTCCCGCAATACCTGTAATACTCAATCCCCAAGTTGTACCAAGCTGCTTTCTCACACCCACAGCCATTTGTTCGGCTACTATCGAACTTACAGCACCATGTTTATCTAAATCTTCTGAATTAACTCCCAACATCCCAGCTTTCACCGAATTGTCATAGGAAATTACACCACCCCAAAAATAATCGGAACTCCCGGAAATATCAGTTAACATTCCTCCCAAAGTTCCACCAGTACAAGATTCTGCTACCGAAAGCGTTTCCCCTGACTTACGCAATAATTCACCAACTACCGAAGCTAAAGTGTCATCATCAGCACCGAAATAATCCAAGCCAGCTATTTCTTGAATTTGCTTTGCAACAGGTTCTATCAAACTTTCTGCTTCCGCTTCCGAACTTGCTTTTGCAGAAACTCTTAATTTTACCTGCCCTTTACTCGCATAAGGAGCCACCGTAGGATTAGGTAAGTTCAACAAAGCAGAAACTTTTTCAGCCATAGCAGATTCGGGGACGTTCCAAAACCGCAGCATTCGACTATAAATAATTTGCTTTCCCCAACCTTGACTTTTGAGGTATGGAACAGCAGTTTCTTCCCACATCCGATGCATTTCTGAAGGTACACCAGGGAAAGTAAAAATTGTTAAATTAGAGCGCGGTTGCCAAATTATACCCGGAGCCGTACCCGTAGGATTTGGTAAAATTTCCGCTCCTTCAGGTATTAAAGCTTGCTTGCGATTGCTCGCGCTCATGGTACGATTTCTTGTTTTATATTTTTTAGTAATATCTTCGATAACTTCAGGACGCTCTATTAAGCGAGAACCAAAAAAATCAGCAATGGTTTCGCAGGTCAAATCATCTGGAGTTGGCCCCAAACCACCAGTAAAAATAAGAATAGATGCTCTTTGACTAGCAATCTCAATAACCTGCTTGATTCTATCAACATTATCTCCAACAACAGTTTGATAGAAATGTGGAATACCTAATTGAGCTAATTGCTGAGCTAAGTATTGAGCATTACTATTGAGAATATCTCCCAGTAGCATTTCCGTACCGATACAAATAATTTCTGCACTCATAGAATTTGGAAATTGGGCATTGGGCATTGGGCATTGGGTATTGGTAATTGGTAATTGGTACATCCTAACTTTTAAATCCTAATCCAAAATCCCTTTACAAAATCATCCGTCGTTAAAATCTAAAATCCAAAATTCTTAAACTGCTAACTCATTATCCCATGCCCAATGCCCCCTTCGGGTTGCG comes from Rivularia sp. PCC 7116 and encodes:
- a CDS encoding UDP-glucose/GDP-mannose dehydrogenase family protein, with product MRVCVIGTGYVGLVTGACLAHVGHDVICIDNNEEKVKLMKSGQSPIFEPGLSEIMQNAIKNGKIQFSSDLAAGVAHGEILFIAVGTPPLPTGESDTRYVEAVAKGIGSHLNGGYKVIVNKSTVPIGSGDWVRMIVLDGIAERQKELVPAGGASSDDKLPTGDFDVVSNPEFLREGSAIYDTFNPDRIVLGGNSQKALSMMKELYTPIVERQYAEDKSLPPVPVLTTDLSSAEMVKYAANAFLATKISFINEVANICDRVGADVTQVAKGIGLDSRIGNKFLNAGIGWGGSCFPKDVSALVHTADDYGYEAQLLKATISVNERQRLIAMEKLQQALKILKGKTVGLLGLTFKPDTDDMRDAPALNLIEQLNRLGAKVKAYDPIISQSGMRHGLSGVQVETDAERLADGCDALVVVTEWEQFNSLDFAKMAKLMNHPVIIDGRNFLDPEATIRAGFQYIGVGR
- a CDS encoding APC family permease; this translates as MSLKTSSPQLRRELGVVGATVMGLGSIIGTGVFVSIGIAAGIAGNAVILAVIIGALVATCNGLNSAQLAANHPVSGGSYEYGYKYLNSWLGFTAGWMFLLAKSASAATAALGFAGYFLNAMGLTGRGLLIPLALAAVFVITAVVLNGIRRSNRVNIVIVSVSIFSLLFFILGGIPTAIAAGNENLTPFFQDSFADVLQASALMFVAYTGYGRIATLGEEAKEPRKTIPKAIIVTMIVTMLIYVGVATIAVAGIGAENLGESALRGQAAPLEVAVRSFGIPGGAQILAIGAIFAMLGVLLNLILGLSRVLLAMGRRRDMPSLFARLNQSGTTPTPAVIAVSAIISVLVLIGNVKTTWSFSAFTVLIYYSVTNLAAFSLPTEDRLYPKWLSLLGLSACMFLAFWVEPFIWQVGLALIVAGLIWHAVAKLKS
- a CDS encoding DUF2993 domain-containing protein: MFGGLTGFKDSKGSDWGEQMLNTVASQTIRHLFTKSESVEVFVRCYPSSKLLQGSIDSFKMSGRSLVIRKDFFVEEMSFETDAVSIDFSSVLSGKLRLKQPTQAIAQVVLTQVGINQAFSAELVKKRLINLTEPTLTALSDGEPVSFTDVEVELLPDNRLKIFAKADLNNGELVPLYMTVKVGIERRRKVSFRDPEIDLESVPEEQRETSETLCTALAEILDNMVDLDRFDLDGVKLRLNRLETEGQKLIFSGYAEIERIPRT
- a CDS encoding competence/damage-inducible protein A; this translates as MSAEIICIGTEMLLGDILNSNAQYLAQQLAQLGIPHFYQTVVGDNVDRIKQVIEIASQRASILIFTGGLGPTPDDLTCETIADFFGSRLIERPEVIEDITKKYKTRNRTMSASNRKQALIPEGAEILPNPTGTAPGIIWQPRSNLTIFTFPGVPSEMHRMWEETAVPYLKSQGWGKQIIYSRMLRFWNVPESAMAEKVSALLNLPNPTVAPYASKGQVKLRVSAKASSEAEAESLIEPVAKQIQEIAGLDYFGADDDTLASVVGELLRKSGETLSVAESCTGGTLGGMLTDISGSSDYFWGGVISYDNSVKAGMLGVNSEDLDKHGAVSSIVAEQMAVGVRKQLGTTWGLSITGIAGPGGGSETKPVGLVYVGLAGENEVESFEFRFNPVRGRSLIRHFSACNALDSLRRKLIVGNG